The proteins below are encoded in one region of bacterium:
- a CDS encoding pirin family protein: MIRIRKASDRGYANHGWLEAYHTFSFADYRDQEHIHFRSLRVINDDKVAAKTGFGLHPHDNMEIITYVMEGELTHQDSLGNKGAIRAGEFQMMHAGTGILHAEKNDSDMRTHLYQIWIFPDKKGHTPGYDQRPALNGDSANKLSLIVSPDGRDGTMQMHQDASLYLGKLDSGKSLAYTIAPKRHAWIQVTKGKLTVNGNELSAGDGAAVSDETSLSFTGGEGGGEWLLFDLN, translated from the coding sequence ATGATTCGAATTCGTAAAGCTTCCGACCGGGGATATGCAAACCACGGCTGGCTCGAAGCTTACCACACATTCAGTTTCGCGGATTACCGTGACCAGGAGCACATTCACTTTCGCAGTTTGCGGGTCATCAACGACGATAAGGTGGCTGCAAAAACGGGATTTGGGCTCCATCCGCATGACAACATGGAGATAATCACCTATGTCATGGAGGGAGAGCTAACCCATCAGGACAGCCTCGGAAACAAGGGGGCTATCCGGGCGGGAGAGTTTCAGATGATGCATGCCGGAACGGGAATTCTGCATGCGGAAAAGAATGACTCTGACATGCGCACGCATCTTTATCAGATTTGGATTTTCCCGGACAAGAAGGGGCATACTCCCGGCTATGATCAACGGCCTGCCTTGAACGGCGATTCGGCCAACAAACTGAGTTTGATTGTTTCTCCGGACGGCCGTGACGGGACGATGCAGATGCATCAAGACGCGAGTTTGTACTTGGGCAAACTGGATTCAGGCAAATCACTCGCCTACACGATTGCCCCTAAACGTCATGCGTGGATTCAAGTCACAAAAGGGAAACTGACGGTCAACGGAAATGAACTTTCCGCAGGAGATGGTGCGGCGGTGTCGGATGAGACTTCGCTTTCCTTCACCGGAGGCGAGGGAGGCGGAGAATGGCTGTTATTTGATTTGAACTAA
- a CDS encoding RNA polymerase sigma factor RpoD/SigA, whose amino-acid sequence MNIRANQSLERYLQEIGEVALLTPDEEIKLAKRIRKGDQIALEKLTKANLRFVVSVAKQYQNQGLSLGDLINEGNLGLIKAAKRFDETRGYKFISYAVWWIRQSILQALAEQSRVVRLPLNRVGALNKIGKTFSSLEQEYEREPTAMEIAEALDISAYEVTDTLRMSGRHLSIDAPFAQGEDNRLLDIVHNDTQPPPDATLMKESLRQDIERSLSSLTPREAEVIRLYFGLDREHPLTLEEIGELFKLTRERVRQIKEKALRRLRHASRSNSLRSYLG is encoded by the coding sequence ATGAATATTCGTGCCAATCAGAGCCTTGAACGATACCTCCAGGAAATTGGTGAAGTCGCTCTGTTGACTCCTGATGAAGAAATAAAATTGGCCAAACGGATTCGCAAGGGCGACCAAATTGCTCTCGAGAAACTCACCAAAGCCAATCTGCGCTTCGTCGTTTCAGTTGCGAAACAGTATCAAAATCAAGGACTTTCACTGGGCGACCTGATTAATGAGGGCAACCTCGGCCTCATCAAAGCGGCCAAGAGGTTTGACGAAACGAGAGGCTATAAGTTCATCTCCTATGCCGTGTGGTGGATTCGCCAAAGTATCCTCCAGGCACTGGCCGAGCAGTCCCGCGTTGTCCGGCTTCCGCTGAACAGGGTCGGCGCGCTTAACAAAATCGGCAAGACCTTCTCCAGCCTCGAACAGGAATACGAACGAGAGCCCACTGCTATGGAGATTGCTGAGGCGCTGGACATTTCGGCCTACGAAGTTACGGATACGCTGCGCATGTCCGGCCGCCACCTGTCTATTGATGCGCCGTTTGCGCAAGGTGAAGACAACCGCCTGCTGGACATCGTTCACAACGACACGCAGCCGCCGCCGGACGCGACCTTGATGAAGGAATCGCTGCGTCAGGATATCGAACGCTCGCTCTCATCGCTTACTCCGCGCGAAGCTGAAGTCATTCGTCTCTATTTCGGTTTGGACCGCGAACATCCGCTGACGCTCGAAGAGATCGGAGAGCTCTTCAAGCTCACCCGCGAGCGCGTCCGCCAAATCAAGGAGAAGGCGCTGCGCCGCTTGCGTCATGCGTCACGCTCCAATTCACTCAGGAGCTATTTGGGATAA
- a CDS encoding TonB-dependent receptor — translation MDTGEGLLGVNIQLLGTLRGTSTNEDGHFSLHLPNGGEWTLRISSIGFRMLEPSFTIGESDTLNLSFRLDPDLLQADEVVITAQARETTARLSTTKVEIVRSTEVMARAPSSLDRVLDAVPGVDVHRTGGAIVSNVSIRGSSDKLGGGVGNRTLLLVDGRPAVISDTDGASWSLYPEDVIARVEVVKGAYSALYGSNAMGGVVNVITHSPTHREYTRIRAGYGVYEKPPVWSRYTEKMTTRSDLSFSHSNSVGRLGYFTNFTRRNSEGWRQTSALENLTAFTKLVYDYTPERNLTFSNIYLSGENEYPHAWESTLAPLRVRDIYTNDLQRKQTWSSDLVYRRVESPRSNYTLRLFYNRDLTRSLFNPASDYREGDTPIDFQTRSRSQKLGILEQSTKIAPGGHTLVFGFDATWDFVDGAPESYLYGKQQAVSLAGFAQDDWTVHPKVHLTAGARFDHRHLVGGRTSKQLSPKAGVSYEALRNLVLRGSVGHAFRNPSIAEMFLKRVGTQDYEFVPNPNLDPETVDFGEVGLNYRINDHVMVDAAGFYYDYNDIIRWLVVAGGRFQTENLAEAQIRGGEMGIRSTWPQHVNTVFSTTYLNTDINDLGPLTYVPEWRFFLGAEYTHRRTTYGVEMRHVTKTDTVVFYQNDAPDAYTLITARVAFQFRQSTRLSLHLENLTNEQYEEMERYRMPPRTYRVELLYDFDFGRKED, via the coding sequence ATGGACACGGGCGAGGGACTGCTGGGTGTGAATATCCAGTTGTTGGGGACACTGCGCGGGACATCGACGAACGAAGACGGTCACTTTTCACTGCATTTGCCGAACGGCGGTGAATGGACGCTCAGGATTTCGAGTATCGGCTTCCGCATGCTTGAGCCATCATTCACGATAGGCGAGAGCGACACGCTGAATTTGAGTTTCCGGCTCGACCCCGATTTGCTGCAAGCCGATGAGGTGGTCATCACGGCACAGGCGCGTGAAACAACGGCTCGGCTTTCCACGACGAAGGTGGAAATCGTACGCTCGACGGAAGTGATGGCGCGCGCACCGAGCTCGCTTGACCGGGTGCTTGATGCTGTTCCCGGAGTGGACGTGCATCGCACGGGCGGTGCAATCGTTTCAAACGTCTCCATACGCGGCTCTTCGGATAAGCTGGGCGGCGGCGTCGGCAATCGCACGTTGCTGCTTGTGGACGGCAGGCCGGCGGTGATATCGGACACGGACGGTGCAAGCTGGTCGCTCTATCCCGAAGATGTGATTGCCCGTGTGGAGGTGGTGAAGGGGGCTTATTCCGCGCTTTACGGGTCGAACGCGATGGGCGGCGTGGTCAACGTCATCACGCATTCACCGACACACCGTGAATACACGCGCATTCGCGCGGGATACGGGGTTTATGAGAAGCCTCCGGTGTGGTCGCGCTACACGGAGAAGATGACGACGCGCAGTGATTTGTCGTTCAGTCATTCGAACTCGGTGGGGAGACTTGGCTACTTCACGAATTTCACGCGCCGCAATTCGGAAGGCTGGCGACAAACGTCGGCGCTGGAGAATTTGACGGCATTCACGAAGCTTGTGTATGATTACACGCCGGAGCGGAATCTGACGTTTTCGAACATCTACCTGAGCGGCGAGAACGAGTATCCGCACGCGTGGGAGAGTACGCTGGCGCCGCTGCGAGTGCGCGACATTTACACGAACGACTTGCAGCGCAAGCAGACGTGGTCATCGGATTTGGTGTACCGCAGAGTGGAGTCGCCGCGGTCGAATTACACATTGCGGCTGTTTTACAACCGTGATTTGACGCGTTCGCTGTTCAATCCGGCGAGCGACTACCGCGAAGGTGACACACCGATTGATTTTCAAACACGCTCGCGGTCACAGAAACTCGGCATCCTTGAGCAGTCCACGAAGATAGCGCCGGGCGGACATACGCTGGTTTTCGGTTTTGACGCGACGTGGGACTTTGTCGACGGCGCGCCCGAGTCTTATCTTTACGGCAAGCAGCAAGCGGTGTCACTGGCAGGCTTTGCTCAGGATGATTGGACGGTGCATCCGAAAGTCCATTTAACGGCGGGAGCCCGTTTCGACCATCGTCATCTGGTCGGAGGGCGGACGTCAAAACAATTATCCCCGAAGGCGGGAGTTTCTTACGAAGCGCTAAGGAATCTCGTGCTGCGCGGCTCGGTGGGACACGCGTTCCGCAATCCATCGATAGCCGAGATGTTTCTGAAGCGGGTGGGGACACAGGACTACGAGTTTGTGCCGAATCCCAATCTTGATCCGGAGACGGTGGATTTCGGCGAGGTGGGATTGAACTACCGGATTAACGATCATGTTATGGTCGACGCGGCGGGATTTTATTACGATTACAACGACATCATCCGCTGGCTGGTGGTGGCGGGCGGGAGGTTTCAGACGGAGAATCTGGCGGAGGCGCAGATTCGGGGCGGAGAAATGGGGATACGCTCGACGTGGCCGCAGCACGTGAATACGGTGTTCTCGACGACGTATTTGAACACGGATATCAATGACCTCGGTCCGTTAACGTATGTCCCGGAATGGAGATTTTTCCTTGGCGCGGAATATACGCATCGCCGCACGACCTACGGAGTGGAGATGCGGCACGTGACGAAGACGGATACGGTGGTGTTTTATCAGAACGACGCGCCTGACGCATACACGCTGATAACGGCGCGGGTGGCCTTTCAATTCCGGCAGAGCACCCGGTTGAGTTTGCATTTGGAGAATCTCACGAATGAGCAGTACGAAGAGATGGAGCGCTACCGGATGCCGCCGCGAACGTATCGAGTCGAGCTGCTGTATGACTTTGACTTCGGGCGGAAGGAAGATTAG
- a CDS encoding zf-HC2 domain-containing protein — translation MESLSRNIILDLLPAYIAGEASEETRALVDEYARSDQQIARLIRAGSLGLTEASEVDAPVHLEMKAIRRIRSSIRRQMAYVFLGTIALLMIPFMAMQFTDEVDWSPADFIIMGVMLFSAGLTYVLISKMRDNLAYRLGVAVAVVTGFILVWGNLAVGLIGSEDNPMNLMYFGVLLIGIIGAILSLFRPRGMMYSLYAAAAAQFLVPFIAMLIKGLQMDPVDKSPGVLGIIILNTVFAVLFLVSATLFRKASEAEKK, via the coding sequence ATGGAATCCCTCTCTCGCAATATCATCCTCGACCTGCTGCCCGCCTATATCGCCGGTGAAGCCAGCGAGGAGACCCGTGCCCTTGTGGACGAATACGCGCGCAGCGACCAGCAAATTGCCAGACTGATTCGCGCGGGGTCGCTCGGGCTGACCGAAGCGTCTGAAGTGGATGCCCCCGTGCATCTCGAAATGAAAGCCATCCGCCGCATCCGCAGCTCCATTCGCCGCCAAATGGCCTATGTCTTTCTCGGTACCATTGCGCTGCTGATGATTCCGTTCATGGCCATGCAATTCACCGATGAAGTCGACTGGAGCCCCGCTGACTTCATTATCATGGGTGTCATGCTCTTCAGCGCCGGTCTTACGTACGTTCTAATATCTAAAATGCGCGACAACCTCGCCTACCGCCTCGGCGTCGCTGTAGCCGTCGTCACCGGATTCATCCTCGTCTGGGGAAATCTCGCCGTCGGATTGATTGGCTCGGAAGACAATCCGATGAACCTGATGTATTTCGGCGTCCTCCTCATCGGCATCATCGGCGCGATTCTCTCTCTCTTCAGGCCGCGCGGTATGATGTACTCACTCTATGCCGCCGCCGCCGCCCAGTTCCTCGTTCCCTTCATTGCAATGCTCATCAAAGGTCTGCAAATGGACCCCGTTGACAAGAGCCCCGGCGTTCTCGGCATCATCATTCTCAACACCGTCTTTGCCGTCCTCTTCCTCGTTTCAGCAACCCTCTTTCGCAAGGCAAGCGAAGCCGAAAAAAAATGA
- a CDS encoding RNA polymerase sigma factor: protein MTDFHQLYSHYAGDVYRFALFLCGDSAEAEEIVAETFARALTGKAPLASATVKGYLLTIARNLHIESLRHRKRHAELSPELPDPQPHLEHVVSQKSELEALQTFLLQCPEVDRAALLLRADGLPYDEISSALNISLAAAKVKVHRLRLKLAEWRAARESNSI from the coding sequence ATGACCGACTTCCACCAGCTATATTCACACTATGCAGGCGATGTCTACCGCTTTGCCCTGTTCCTCTGCGGTGACTCCGCCGAGGCCGAGGAGATTGTGGCCGAAACCTTTGCGCGCGCCCTCACCGGAAAAGCACCGCTCGCGTCCGCGACCGTGAAAGGCTATCTGCTTACCATCGCGAGAAACCTGCACATCGAATCCCTGCGGCATCGCAAACGGCATGCGGAACTCTCGCCCGAACTCCCTGACCCGCAGCCGCATCTTGAGCATGTCGTCAGTCAGAAATCCGAACTTGAAGCACTCCAAACCTTCCTGCTGCAATGTCCGGAGGTGGACCGCGCTGCGCTCCTCCTTAGAGCGGACGGTTTGCCCTACGATGAAATCTCCTCCGCGCTGAATATCTCCCTCGCGGCTGCCAAAGTCAAAGTCCACAGACTCAGGCTCAAACTCGCCGAATGGAGAGCGGCACGCGAATCAAATTCAATCTGA